The Tenrec ecaudatus isolate mTenEca1 chromosome 13, mTenEca1.hap1, whole genome shotgun sequence genome segment CCACAaagatttaatctcagaaaccctgcaatagagtcagaatcaacttgatggcagtacatgtggcgtttttgttttatagattttttttgctggattcccccacccccaccccctgcccccaaaggctTATCAATGTCATAATCTGCTTCAATTGTTTCAGGATATTACGATACGCCTCCTTAACCTTCTCCTGCCTCAGATGTCTCCTCTGCTGGATGAGAGATCTTTCTGGTCtgggttttctgcctacagaccaATAGCTTCTTGTGGCTGGGTTTTGACTTTTACTTTTTAAGCAAAAGGAGTGGTATTATTATAATTCTctacaaaacccccaaacaaaatctgctgccaccaagtcagtgctgactctcagcaaccctacagggcagggcggaactgcccctttggcttcctgaggctgtgaatctgtacTGTAGGAAAGCTGCGTTTCCCTCTTtcggagcagctggcaggttcaaaCCGTAGATCTGGCCATGAGCAGCCGAGTCGCAATTCCCTATGTCACCGAGACGTCTAAGGCTCTCCTCACTAATTGTCTATTTACGCTGACCAGTCACTGCTGAGCCCCAGCATCTGCAGCAGCTTTGGAGAACTCTTGTCAGTGAACAGGACCACTCCTGCAGAGAGGGAGCATGTGCCTTGGCTCTAGGGAGTCTGGACAAGGCTCCCGGTCCCTGGCTGTGGCTGGCCCGTCCCCTTCCCCACTGGAGGGCTCCCCAGGGGGCTTCTCTTGAGTATCCTTGGGATCTGAGGGCTGTGGCTCAGGCTGAAAGACTCTGTCTCTGGTATTGAATCCATTCCCCAGGACAGTCCGTGTGGAATGGGATGCCACCCTGGGAGTGGGATCCAGAGGGCAGGGGGCTGAGTGAGGAAGGGCCCCCTCAGCTAGGCCTCTCCAAGGGCAGTTCCTGAAATAGATCAAGCCCACTGCATCTTCCAAGGCAGGCAGGGAATGGGTGCAGGGTCTGTGAAGAGTGGCTAGGACCCTACCCCCTATAGACTGCCTGGAAGGCACTTCTCTGGAGCCCAGCTGTCCAGGGGGTTATGTCTCAAAGGGGAGCCCAGACCACCCACCCACCGAGTACAGGGCAGAAAACTCAGccagcctcccaccccccacctggcAAGAGCAGCAGGCAAGAGGGGGAGGCTTGGGGTGGACTCAAGAAAGCTTCAGGGTGTGCATCAGGCGGGGGCGCAGGACAGCGCTTGTAGGGCCTGCTCTGAGCCCCCTCTTGGTGGGCTCTCCTGAGCTGGCCGCCCCAGGGCACTGCCCCGGTTCCACCCCCGGAAAGGCCAGGGCAAAGCGAGGACACTGGCCACCTCCTCCTGGAACTCGCTTGCCACAAAGTAGTACCCGAAGGCGTCCAGGCAGCAATTGGCATTGGCGATCCGAGAAGCCACCTGCACGCAGAGGGTCACCCTCTGCACGGTGGGGCAGTCCGCACCCGTCCATTGGGCCACCAGCTTGGCCAGCAAGGCCACGTGCAGcgggaggaagcagagcaggaaCGTGGCCAGGTTGGCGGCCACCACGCAGGTGGCCCTGCGGATGGCGGCGGTGGTTTGGGGCGGCGCTCGCGCCCAGTCACGCAGCAGGCCGTGCAGCACGCGCACTGAGCAGACGCTCACGATGGGCAGAAGGAGGCCAAAGAGCAGCAAGGAGAAGATGAGGGGCCGGGGGCCGCGCGTTTGGCCCCGCCCGAAGCAGAAACTCTCTCCCTCGGGCAGCCAGGATGCCAGCAGGACCACGGCCCCGGTGACCAGCACCCAGAGGCTGGCACAGGTGGCGGCCGCCTGCCGCGGGCAGCGCCAGGCCCTGGCACGCAGCGGGAGGCACACTGCCACGTAGCGGTCGGCGGCCACGGCGGCCAGGAGGCCCATGCTCATGTAGGTGTTGACATAGTAGAAGGCCTGGAGCACGCGGCACCGGGTCTCCTCGGGACCGGGGGCCCTCTGGCCCAGTGTCAGCAGGACGCCCGGCAGGCTCAGCAGCAGAAGGCAGTCTGCGGCCACCAGGTTGACCATATAAATGCGCGTCTCTGTCCACCTGTGCAGGCGCCAGCCCAGGACCCAGAGCGCCAGCCCGTTCAGCAGGGCCCCCAGCCCCAGGGTGAGGCAGACAGAGACGCTGGTGAAAATCTGGGTCGAGGCGCTGCGGTCAGTGCTGCAGTTTCTGGGAGCCGGGCTCACACTCATGGCGGCCACCTGGGAGAAGACCGGGGACGGGGAAGCTCTGAGACTCCTCGGGGAGGTGGTCCACCCGGGCCCAGCCCAGGCCTCCTGACTCCAGGCCTCGCCTGTGCTCCAGCGACAGTACCCCCTGGCCCCCCATCAGACCCTCACCCAGGTCTGACGTCTGGTCATGGAGCaaggcctcctctgtctccctgtcCCCCTCTTTCCATCTCTGTTCCCGCTCTTagactcctccctcctccccgcaCCCCATCCTTCCATctgcctctcctccctctttatctcccccctccccaccccaccccactgtcgCCTCAGTAGCCCCCTCATCtccccccatctcctcctcctcatgtctcccctccccctccccttctccaactGTCTTCCAGCCTCCCCCTCTCCAACTCCTCCCTCTCTGTACAGTCCCCCTTCCCCTCTTATCTCCCCTTctactctccccaccttccctcatttCTGGTCTCTTCCCATCCCCCATCTGTTCTCACCtccacctctcctctccctcatctcCCCTCCCCCGACTGCTCCACCCCCCTAGCCCcccccccacagacctctctgtccACTGCAATTCAGGTGAGCATGCTGCCCCCTCTCACATGCTGACTCTCATCTCCCAGCCCCCTCAGGGAACGGAGCAGCTGTCTGCCCCTTCACACTGGCCCACACTTGAGCAGGCCCCTGCCCCTGGACCAGGTGGACAGTGACCAGTGCCACGGGGCGTGTGGCCGAGGCCAGGGCTGACAGTCAAGGCCTAGCAGATGAATGAGGCCACCCTTCAGTGTCTCTGACCCCCTCCCCCAGTCCCCACATCCCAGGTGCCCTGCAGCTGCAAGCTGGCAAAGGGGATGGCAGGACCCTCAGGGCAGGGGTcctaacagacagacagactcacCAACCTGAGCCTGGGGCCGCACTGGGCCGTGGCGCTCACTTTCCTATCAGAGGAGAGTTGCTCCCACCCAGGCTCTGAGGTCGGAAGTCCCAGGAGGCAGGGCCGGCTGCCTCCCCTGACCACCTCCCACCCTCTTCCTGCCCATGAGCGCAGTTTCCCTCCCAGCTGGCTTCCGGCCCAGGCTGACACTCTGGATACAGGAAGCCCTTGTGGTCCAGGGgccggttggggggggggggggagggggcgcctAGGTCACTCTAAAGGGGGCATCTGTCGTGGGGCAGCACCAGGCTGAGCCGGAAGCCAGGGAGAGCAGGGTTTGCTCTGACAGCCCAGCTGCCactcctgggacacagctgggcTTCTGCAGGATGATGGATACCTTCCCCTGCACCTTGTCACTCTCTGAGGGTCCCTCCAGGAAGCCTGAGAACTGCATTTCCCAGAAGTCCCTGCTGCCAGGCCCCTGAACACTGTTTGGATTGCCACCTAGATGATCCCTCAGGGGACATGGGCAGCCTGatatttccagaacatttcagcTTTCTGTCACTTCCTCCCTGGACCACTGGGGACACTTGGTGTCCAGCAGGGTCCTGACTTGGAGGCTAGACAGCACCAGGAGGCGACCCGACCACCGCTTCTCAAGCACcaaactccccacccccaaccctgctGAAGGCGCCCTGGAGGTGCTGttggtggactgctaaccacaaagccagaggttcaagcccactggGCAGCTCCCAAAGAGCGAGATGAGGCtatgtgctcctgtaaagctcTGGAAACCTGAAGGAGCACCAGCAACACAGCCGGTAAAGCCCTTGGCTGCGccagaaggtgggtgaggggccaACTCCGCCCTCTCGCCTAGGGTCAGGGAGTGAGAATGGGCTCTGTTGGTGTCCTTTGGGTTGAGGTGTGCTCTGCTCTCAGGAGCGCTGGGGCACGGTGGAGGGGGAAAGAGCTCAGCTGCTACAGTGGGGGGAGGCCCTCTGCTGTCATAAAATGCCAGCTGGACACCCTGCAGTGGGCGGCTCTTCCCTGCCCACGGACCCGCTGGGCTGGGAGGGGTCCTGGGGGCAGGGTCGTGGTTGGCTTTGGTACTCtgctggtttcccagagaaaaggGTCTTTTTCTTGCACTGACCACAGATAGACAAGCCCACTAGACACGCCCACCCAATAGACATGCCCAGATGGGCACGCCCTTCAGTAGGACATGCACACCATGGATACCCCCCTTATAGACAGGTCTCACTGCCGCCCACTCGAGGCAGACTCACGGGGGCCGCATAGGCCTGGGTAGAACCGCCCTGCCCCTGTAGACTTCGGAGACtccctcttgatgggagtagaaaggcccgtctttGTTCTGAGAAGCAGCTTGTGGTTGCCAACTGCTGCCCTGCGGCTTCCAGCTCAGCCTTGTCATCACCATACCACTTTTGGTGTCTGCCAAAAGACGGGAGATTGTTGTTGCTTAtttgtgctttgtatgatttCATGAACATGAAATTCTCTCCTCTCATGCCACCCCTGCCTTCCAGTCCATGATGATTCACAGCAGCCCTGCGGGACAGGGCGGAActgtcctggggttttcaagactacggcctctttaagggaacagaaagtcccatctttctccctcagagcggctgatggtttggaactgcctagtgtgtaaccacgacaccaccagggcatcaCATGATCTCCAGGAtagggacatttatagagacaATCACAATAAATAATTACTTGAGGACTTGGcaaatatctgtcttggaagaagatgtgtggcaagagtgctccttaaagactttggacttgttgtcaggagagaccagtccctggagaaggacagcatgcttcgtAAAGGAGAGGGACAGCGCAAATGAAGAAGGCCCTGGACTAGATGgctggacacagtgactgcaacaacgggTTCAAGCCAAAGGGCAATTGTGAGGAGGGGCAGTGTTCAGCCTTGCTGAAgacgggtcactgggagtcagaaccaactctacaACCGCGGGCAtggccgggagggagggggagcatatAACTAGCAAGAGtgaggggaagaagaagaaaatgctccgacattgggcctccctcatccctccctcaatgcaagaacactttgtcctattaaactggcattccatgatgctcaccttcccgacaccatccctgaagacaaatgggtgcatatgcaaatgtggtgaagaaagctcatggagcctggctatcaaaagagatagcgtctggagtcttaaagaccataaacaagtggccctctagctcagaagcaacaaagcccacaaggaagaagcacaccagcctgtgtgatcatgaggtgccgaagggatcaggtatcaggcatcaaagaacaaaaaatcatatcattgtgaatgagggggagtgcagattggggacctaagacccatctgtaggcaactggaaatccccttatagAGGAGTCatggggtgcagggtagcaatgatgaaacatacaactttcctctagttcctaagtgcttcctccctccccccacccactatcatgatcccaattcaaccttacaaatttggctagacagataggaactggaaacacagggaatccagggcagatgatcccttcaggaccactgctgagagtggtgatactgggagggtggaggaagggtggggtagaaagggggaaccaattacaaggatctacatataacctcctctgggggatggacaacagaagaatgggtgaagggagacgtcagataatATAaggtatcacaaaataataacactttataaattatcaagggttcatgagggaggggggagtgggagggaggggaaaaaatgaggagctgataccaagggctcaagcagaaagcaaatgtttagagaattacaatgacaacaaaagtacaaatgtgcttgacacatggatgtatgtatggattgtgataagagttgtatgagtccccaataaaatgataaaaaagagaaaatattccaaaattgattgtggtgatgatcgaaCTATTAAATCGTATGATATTttaatcatatgccaataaaaccattttgaAAACAACCATCAAACTGCCCAGAGGCTCCAGCAGGTGTGGAGGAGGTGgcattggggagaggggcaggcagaGGACATTAAGGGACAAGCTGTTTGCTCATCTGCACTGCATATCCTTCCCCGGATACCCCCTTCTCCCTGAATCCCCTGCACCAGCTGCCAGCCGGCCCCATTCCCAGGGAACAGGGAAAGATTCGCTGGACAGGCAGAGCTGCCCAGTAGATGGACTCACAAGGCTGAGAGCCTGGGTGAAGCCCCCCATGTGCTACATCAGGCTGTCcgctcagacacccacagagccTGCTCACGTGTGTCCACACAGAGGGCCACAGCTGGATGAGGGTGGTCTCCCAGAGGGCACCAGGCCCAGAGTGCCAATAGTCTAAGGGATGGGATAACgaaggaggcaggaggagggACATTGGTTGTCACCAGCATCCTCAGGGAAGGTCCAGGAGAGCAAGGAAGAGCTCTGGACTTATTGCCCACGGAATGACCCAGAGCTGCAGATAGACGCGGGGCTCCTCGGGACGGGGCTTAAACAATGCAAAGGGACTTGGCTTTCACCCTGGAGCCTTAGGTTCTGGGAGAAATTGTCAGCAGGCTGGTCCACCttcagcagagagagagcagaGTCACGTGGTCACTAAGTAACCAGGCCACCAGCTGAGAGCTGATGTGACAGTCAGGGGACCTCAGGCACCTGGGGTGTGGAATGTGGGAGCAGGATGAATTCAGAAAGGGGGAGGGAATGGAGGGTGGGGCCAGGGAGAAACCTCTTAGGTGATGCTTTGGAAATACTGTGAACCCCACAGTACTCAGCCAATGAGGGACTGGGGGAGGGCTTGTGAGCTAGGACAAAAATGCTTTCTGAGGAGCTGTGAGATCTGCCTCCCTTTTGCCCCAtttgtcccaggcttgggctcctgaTGGTGCAAAATATAACCTAaaggtctgtctgtctctctctctatctttctctctctctccaaagtgAGCATAGACTGGGCTTCCTGAGCATTCCATGAGAGCCCGTTGGTAAAGTCCTGTGGAAGAAGGCTGTCCATCTGCCTTGGTCCTCTGGAGAGAGACCCATCAGGTTCTGGTTCTGAATCAGAGGTTTATGCTGACCTGCCAGTTGCCCAGAGGAGTTGATAGGGTGTCTGCTGGGATTTTGACATTTCTCAAAGATACAACACCCCAAACACGGGCAGCTCAAAGGGAAAGCCACTTTACTGGGCTTCATGCAAATGTAAAATGTTTGGGCGGGTTCTGTCCTCAGGTGGACAGCCTGCAGAGTGAGGCTGTGTTTGAAGACCATCTGCAGCTGACCATCCAGTATTCAAAACACACAAGGGACTCTTGTGACTCCACAGTGCAACCCACGTGGCCCTCTTAAGCACTGGCAGATGGGCTTCTGGGCGGGGTTggcaggggtggggcggggagacaCAAACATACCTCCCAAGAAGAATGGCAAATGGACAGAGAACACCCATCACCAGCATTAGTCAGGAAGCAAACCAGGATCCAAACCCCAGGAGAGCTTTGTACAAAAGCTTTTAGCAagaaggagtggggtgggggcagggtggagaCGGGGGCTGAGACCACAGAATGGAGCCCtctagggtgtgtgcgtgtgtgtgtgtgtgtgtgagatgaacTGGCTCCTCCCCTCGGGCCGGTTCCTCAAAACGTTAACTCTAGAATCCGCCAGATGACCCAGCAACCACCCCCGCTGCCCACCTCCCCAGGCACACGCCCAGATGGCTTGAAGGCCAGGACCCAGACAGCTCGTGTGCCGCAGTGCTGTCCCAGTCCAAATCCTGGTGCCTCAGTGATGGCTACTGAAGACACACAATCTGCTCCAGAAGAAGTTCGGCCAGATGTCCCTTAGATGcgagatggcgagactttgtccctCCTACTTTGGATGTGtgatcagcagagaccagtccctggagaaggacatcctgcttagtaaagcggaggggcagtgaaaacgagaaAGGCCCTCGGCTAGATGGATAGACAGGCCCAGAGGCCGCCAAGATGGGCTCAAGCACTACAGTTGTGAGACCGCTGCAAACCGGGGGGAGAGGGGTCCCCCGTGAGTCAGATCTGATgatatggcacctaacagcaacaaggtGCTAGGTTTTGCGTTTACCAAGAGGcagggaaggggtgtgtgtgacCCAAACCCAACGCAACCCagcaccattgagttggttccaactatcTTAGGGAACAGACAAAAGAGAGGCCAGCCCTCACGGCGACGCCATGGAGAACACTGATTATGTCTGAAACAGGAGCGGCCCAGCACCTGCCCCAGGGAGACTGATCATTAGCATGAGGTCGGAATGGCGTCCAGGAGCtgacagagagccagggacttaaGTAGGATGTGGGAGGATAAGGGAGACTGCACAGAAGTGTGATTGGCGGCAGATCGATCCATCACAGCTGCAGAACCAGACTGGGACCGTGAGCGGGACACTACACCAAGCTAGACAGGCAGAGCTTTCAAGATAGGTCCAGAGCCTCCCCAGCTCACTTCCCCGCCAATCTGGGCTCCTGACTGTGGGACTCTTGGACCCCAGTCTCCATCAAGGAcgcacccaggcaagcccctgcagagactgctcctccctgggctggctaggAGAGAGGCGATAACCCGCTTGGTCACTCAATTGGCCAGGAATGGTCAGAATGGGATTCCGTACCCACCAGGTGACTCAAAATAGGTTTGGGGTTTTCACTAGCCAGAGCGCTCATAAAACCTcttccaaaccaagccaaacgccCACCATCAAGCCAATGTCAGCTCAtggagaccccacaggacagggcagaactgcccctgtgggtgtctgacactcgctctttatgggagcagaaagtctcgtcgttctccctcggagctgccagTGGCTTCCAAATGCTGACCTTGGGTGAtcagcctaacttgtaaccaccGAGCCCCTCCATCAGATGGAAGCTCAGACTCTTAGTCTGCTCTACAggccccagaggacagaggaggcctgctccccagggtttttGAAGCTAGAAACCTTTAGGGGGGCcggacagctccatctttctctttctGAGTGGTGTGAACTgccagtgggtgtgaagtgcTCGACTTGGGGTTCATCGGCCAATGTGCAACCAACATACTACAATGGACAACTGCAGCACAGCCACGGAGAAAAACGAGGTTCGTATTCACACCACCACACAGCCGAACCTTGAAAacatgccacccccccccccaaaaaaaaaccctcactgccatcaagtcatgtccactcacagcaagcctgtcgGAGAGGGCAGTGCCCGGGCGGGCTTCTATCAGGCACAGGAGAAAACCAGAGCAA includes the following:
- the LOC142424782 gene encoding G-protein coupled receptor 35-like; this translates as MSVSPAPRNCSTDRSASTQIFTSVSVCLTLGLGALLNGLALWVLGWRLHRWTETRIYMVNLVAADCLLLLSLPGVLLTLGQRAPGPEETRCRVLQAFYYVNTYMSMGLLAAVAADRYVAVCLPLRARAWRCPRQAAATCASLWVLVTGAVVLLASWLPEGESFCFGRGQTRGPRPLIFSLLLFGLLLPIVSVCSVRVLHGLLRDWARAPPQTTAAIRRATCVVAANLATFLLCFLPLHVALLAKLVAQWTGADCPTVQRVTLCVQVASRIANANCCLDAFGYYFVASEFQEEVASVLALPWPFRGWNRGSALGRPAQESPPRGGSEQALQALSCAPA